The genomic DNA TGCTGTTTAACTAACGAAAAGACTGATAGAGCCGTCCCTTCAATGGATTTGAGTACTAAATTACCGGAGAATCCATCGGCGACAACAACGTCAGCAGCACCATTTAATAGGTCCCGAGATTCCACATTCCCAACAAAATGAATGGGGGCTTTTTCGAGCAGAGCAAACGCTTCTTTACACAATTGGTTCCCCTTGCCTTGCTCTTCACCAACATTAAGGAGCCCCACCGTTGGTTGCTGTTTGCCTCCTACCTTTTGCGTATAAATACTGCCCATAATCGCATATTGCAAAAGGTGCTCTGGCCTCGCATCCATATTGGATCCAACATCCAAAAACAGAAAACCTTCAGATCCTTTCATAACCGGTAATGTCGGAGCTAGCGCTGGGCGATCGATTCCGTTAACACGTCCGACACCAAACAACCCTGCTGACATAAGTGCCCCCGTATTACCTGCAGAAATAACCGCATCAGCGCGTCCTTCTTTTACTTCATTAACAGCCAAGACCATCGACGCGTCCTTTTTCTTCCGCACTGATTTGACCGGAGCATCATTAGGTGTAATGACTTCATTTGTATGTATAAGATGTAACCGTTCTGTTGACTGAGATTGTTGTAATAGCGGCTTGATTTGCTGTTCATCACCGACGAGGGTGACCTCAAGATTTTTGTTCAATTGAAGAGCCTTTAGAGTGCCCTCAACAATCGCTTGGGGAGCATTGTCACCACCCATGGCATCAATGGCTAGTTTCATTCGACGTCTCTCCCCTCTAAGTTTGATCTATACATCGTGAATGTTCCTTTAAAAACATGCTCCTCACCGGAAAAGCTGTTGACCTCAACAGCCGTACGTCCTTTTCCAACCTGAGTCACAGTCGCTTTCGCTATTACCCGTTCCCCGGATTTCACTTGGCGGATAAACTTTAGTTTGACATCAGACGTCAGAGCGAGTTCATCATTAATTACCGCGACAGCCAAGGAGTTGGCTTGAGCGAATAAATGATGCCCCCTCGCAATCCCCGTCCTTGAGAATACATGCTCTGTTTGAATTTCCAGCAGTGAGATCGCACTTTGATCCAATTGGAGATCAATGATTGAACCAATCACTTCATCCTCTTGTAAAGCTTTGACCTCATCAAATTGTTGTTCAGCGACATCTTTAATGCGTTTTCTTAATTCGGGGATATTTAACTCCATTCGATCCAATCGAATCGTTTGAATAC from Tuberibacillus sp. Marseille-P3662 includes the following:
- the plsX gene encoding phosphate acyltransferase PlsX produces the protein MKLAIDAMGGDNAPQAIVEGTLKALQLNKNLEVTLVGDEQQIKPLLQQSQSTERLHLIHTNEVITPNDAPVKSVRKKKDASMVLAVNEVKEGRADAVISAGNTGALMSAGLFGVGRVNGIDRPALAPTLPVMKGSEGFLFLDVGSNMDARPEHLLQYAIMGSIYTQKVGGKQQPTVGLLNVGEEQGKGNQLCKEAFALLEKAPIHFVGNVESRDLLNGAADVVVADGFSGNLVLKSIEGTALSVFSLVKQQLTGSLFSKLIASLLYPKLKGIKNKMDYSNYGGACLFGLAAPVIKAHGSSNADAVYRSIQQADLIVSENVIGTIEQAVLDTKEQWQE
- the fapR gene encoding transcription factor FapR, with protein sequence MKLNKQERHQQLAETIQQTPFVTDEDLAKQFGVSIQTIRLDRMELNIPELRKRIKDVAEQQFDEVKALQEDEVIGSIIDLQLDQSAISLLEIQTEHVFSRTGIARGHHLFAQANSLAVAVINDELALTSDVKLKFIRQVKSGERVIAKATVTQVGKGRTAVEVNSFSGEEHVFKGTFTMYRSNLEGRDVE